The Streptococcus oralis DNA window GTTACCTAAATCTGTCAAGAAGAGATCTTGATCCACTTGATTTTCGCGGTCCTGTACCATTTGTGTAAGAGCCGTAAAACTAGTTGTCATCCCAGTCACAGCCAAGGTCCCACCCATCAGCCAGTTATTTAAAAGGTTCGTATTATCAGGGAGTTGGGACCAAGCATCCGTCAAGTTCTTCTGCAAAAAAATGATATAAAGGAGGAAGGAAATCAATGCCCCCAATAATGAGAAAAATACTCCCGAACGATTACGAAAATATAAGATAAAATTCCGTTTCAATAAAGCTAGCATTAGCGAACCTCTCTTCCTGTAAGTGCAATAAAGGCATCATCCATAGTACCTGGGCGAAACTCAAAAGAATCAATTTCTTCTCGAACTTTTGCCAAATATTCAATGGCTTCCTGTGACGTCCTTGGATAAAAAAGATATTCCAACTCATTTTCTTCCTCTACTGTCATTCCAGTCTGTAGCAATTTTTCTAGATCCTTCATTTCCTTAAAACGAATTTTTAGGATATTAGATGCATACTGGCTTTTAATAGCAGTCGCAGAACCTTGCGCAATCACTTTCCCATGATCAACGATATAGATCTGATCCGCTTCATCTGCTTCATCCAGATAATGAGTCGTTAAGATAATAGTCATCCCTTCATCCTTTTGTAGTCGATACAGTAGATCCCAGATGGATTTGCGAGTCTGAATATCAAGACCTGTCGTTGGTTCATCCAAGAAAAGAATATCTGGTCGCGAAAGAAGAGCACGCGCAATATCAACCCGACGTTTTTGCCCACCTGACAAAGTCCCATATAGTTGTTTCTGGAAAGCCGTCAAACCCAGTTGATGAATCAAATCATCCACACGACTTGCCGCAATCTCCTTATACTGTTGAGCGCGAATCGTGAGATTTTCCCTAACCGTCAACATCTCATCCAGTACACTAGCTTGAAAAACAACTCCGATTTTCGTATTTGGCGCATATCGAATCTGACCTTGTGTCGGCTTTTTCAAACCGATTAACATGGAAATAGTGGTTGATTTCCCTGCACCATTGGGTCCCAAAATAGCATTGAAACTGCCTTTTTCAAACTCTAACTGAATATCGTCAACAGCCATATGATTGCCATACCGTTTAGTCAAATGTTTAGCTTGTAAAATCATCTTTTTTCCTCCTCTTTACCACACTAGTTTAACAAAAAGAATGAAAGAAAAATCGACTTTTGAGATAAGTGGTTAAAATGAGAGGTTAAGTGGTGAGATGATGGAAACAGAATTATATTTTTCAATCAAAAAATCCTCCAGATTCTACTCTGAAAGATTCATTTCTTATTTAATAACGATATTAACAAGTTTGGTTGGCTTCAATAGTCCAGTGGACTATTGAAGGTGGCAGATAGGGCTAATAAACTCGTTATTTAACGACGATATTAACGAGTTTATTCGGAACTGCAATCACCTTCACGATTTCCTTACCGTCAATTTCTGCTTTAACTTTTTCATCCGCTAGAGCGATTTCTTGCAATTCTTCGCGTGACAGGTCTTTAGCGACCATGAGTTTGGCACGAACTTTACCTTTGATTTGGACGACGATTTCGATTTCGTCTTCAACCAATTTGCTTTCGTCCCATTTCGGCCAAGCTACGTAAGAGATAGAATCGTCTGTTGCTGCGACTGTTTGCCAGAGTTCTTCTGCCAAGTGAGGCGCAAATGGAGCGATCATTTGGATAAAACCTTTAGCGTAGTCTACATAAAGTTTATCTTCCTTGTTCGCCGCATTGACAAAGACCATGAGTTGAGCAATGGCTGTGTTGAATTTCATAGACTCAATTTGCTCAGTGACAGATTTGACTGTTTCGTTGTAAACCTTGTCAAGAGCGCCATTGTTTTCCGCAACGATTTCTTTACTTGTAATCAAACGGTACACACGGTCTAGGAATTTACGGCTTCCTTCCAAGCCTTCCTCAGACCAAGCGATGGAAGCATCGAGTGGTCCCATGAACATTTCATAGACACGAAGGGTATCCGCACCGTATTGTTCCACCACATCATCTGGGTTGACAACGTTCTTGAGGGATTTAGACATCTTGGCTGGTGCTTGCTCCAACTCTTCTCCTGTTTCCACATGGAAGAAGGATCCGTCGCGTTTTTCAACCTTGTCAGTTGCCACAAGAGCCCCACGGTGGTCACGGTAACTCGTTCCCAAAATCATCCCTTGGTTAAAGAGTTTTTGGAATGGTTCTTTAGTTGGAACAACACCGATATCATAGAGGAATTTGTGCCAGAAACGAGCGTAAAGCAAGTGGAGTACAGCGTGTTCTGCCCCACCTACGTAGATATCGACTGGCAACCATTGTTTGAGGAGATCCTCGTCAGCTAATTTTTCTGTGTTGTGTGGGTCGATATAGCGGAGGTAGTACCAGCTTGAACCAGCCCATTGTGGCATAGTGTTTGTTTCACGACGACCTTTGACACCATCTTCACGAGTCACTTCAAGCCAGTCGGTCAAGTTAGCCAATGGGCTTTCCCCAGTACCTGAAGGGCGGATATCCTTGGTTACTGGCAAGATAAGTGGCAATTCACTTTCTGGAACAGCTGTTGAAGTTCCATTTTCCCAATGAATGATTGGGATTGGCTCACCCCAGTAACGTTGACGACTAAAGAGCCAGTCGCGGAGACGGTAGGTAACCTTCTCTTGACCACAACCTTTTTCTTCCAACCAAGCTACAATTTTAGCAATCGCTTCTTCTTTGTTAAGGCCATCTAGAAAGTTTGAATTGACATGAAGACCATCTTCAGTATAGGCAGCTTCTTCTACATTTCCACCTTCAAGCACTTCTACGATTGGAAGGTCAAACTGTTTAGCAAATTCCCAGTCACGTTGGTCATGGGCAGGCACAGCCATGACAGCACCTGTTCCATAACTAACAAGAACATAGTCGGCAATCCAGATCGGAATTTCTTTGCCATTTACAGGGTTGATAGCATAAGCACCAGTCCAAACCCCTGTTTTTTCCTTGGCAAGGTCTGTACGAGCCAAGTCTGACTTGAGGCTAGCTTGGTGTTTGTAGTCAGCAACAGCCTCTGCTTGTCCTGGACTTGTGATGGCATCTACTAGCTCATGCTCAGGCGCCAATACAGTGAAGGTCGCACCGAAAAGGGTATCCGGACGAGTGGTAAAGACAGTGAATTCCTTATCTGTTCCTTTTACTTTAAAGGTTACATTGGCACCAGTTGATTTCCCAATCCAGTTGCGTTGCATATCCTTGATAGACTCTGGCCAATCCAACTCATCCAAGTCATTAAGCAAGCGCTCTGCATAGGCCGTGATTTTAAGCATCCATTGGCGCATTGGTTTACGGACAACTGGATAGCCTCCACGTTCAGAAGTTCCGTCAGGAAGGACTTCTTCGTTAGCGATGGCTGTTCCCAACTCTTCAACCCAGTTTACTGGCACTTCCGCTTCATAGGCCAAGCCTTTTTCGTAAAGCTTAGTGAAAATCCATTGTGTCCACTTGTAGTAATTTGGATCTGTTGTGTTAACTTCACGATCCCAGTCGTAAGAGAATCCAAGCGCATTGATTTGGCGTTTGAAGTTAGCAATGTTTTCCGCTGTAAATTCTGCTGGGTCATTCCCCGTATCCATAGCGTATTGCTCTGCAGGCAAACCAAAGGCATCCCATCCCATTGGGTGAAGGACATTGTAGCCTTGCGCACGTTTGTAACGGCTGAGAATGTCCGTTGCTGTGTAACCTTCTGGGTGTCCTACGTGCAATCCGGCTCCTGAAGGATATGGGAACATGTCGAGAGCATAAAACTTCGGTTTTGACGCATCTGTTCCTGTCTTAAATGTATGATGTTTCGCCCAGTAGCCCTGCCACTTAGGCTCAATTTCTTTATGATTGTAAAAACTCATGGTCTCTCTCCAATTTTGTGATGTTACTATTATACCATTTTTGAGGGAATTTGGCCTCGTTCTATTCTACACTTTTCTATTTTACCTTGCTCTAGAATTTTTAAACTGCTATACTTATAACAGAAACCCCTTCCAAAGGAGGTAACGGATGTCTCATTCCTTTAAAAGATCTCTTCAAAAAGAAATTCTCCATAGAAGTTCTATAGCAGCTTTTATATCCTCTCTTTTATTACTAATTTTTCTTTTTGGGTTTTCCTATTTTTTACAAAAACAACAACTAGCTAAAGATACTCAACAAATTGCTCAACATGTTCATGACATGAAACAAGCGAATTATGAATTGTTGGAAACTATGAATAAAAAGATGGTTCCAGAATTTATAGAAGGTAAACACACTGACAGAGAATTGTTTAGTCTATTTTATGAAACTAAAGCTCAACTAAAACTCAGTTCTGATTTTGTCATTCTCGATGATACTGGCGAACTTTTATTTAGCACTAATCGCAATCATAAAGAAACTCTTTTAGCTCCCTATTATTTAAAATTATTAATTCAAAATACTACCCAAGGGTCCATTTCAGAGAAAGTTGCTCTATCTATGGATAAGCAGCATTATGCTGTCTTTATTATGCCCATAATTCAAAATCAACGAGCAATAGCTTACAGTATTTCTTTTGTTAATGAGAATGACTTCGTATCAAGTATCCCTTTAATTAATTCAAAATACGTCATCACAGATACCTTTGGTAATATATACTCTAGTAATACTAATCAATTTACACAATCAACTCTGGAAAAATTTGATGAGAAATCGCTCCGTTCAAAAACACATTGGTTCATTGAAAATCCACTATTGATCAAAAAATATAAAGTTGATTCAATTTTTTCAATTTACACTTTCCAATCATTCTTTCCTATTCCTAGTTTACTTAGCCTTGCTTCCATACTAACACTTTGTATCTTTCTATTATATTTTTGGCAGGCTAGGAGAATCGCCCATAAAATCGCAACTCATAATGCTGATCCTATTGAAAGTTTAGTCTTTCAATTACATGCGATTCCTAAGAAAAAAGAAAAGAAACTCAGGCTCCATACGGGGGATGAATTTGAACTGATAGCTGAGAAAATTAACAATATGCTACAGGAGTTAGATGAGCTTCATCAAAAGATGTTGACCATTGAAAAGGAAAAATGGGTTTTTGAAAGAAAAATGCTAGAAGCTCAGTTTAATCCTCACTTCCTATACAATACCTTGGAAACCATTAAAATCACGAGTATGATTGATGCTAGTATTACTCAAGACCTTATTCAAAATCTCACACGTATCCTGCGATAT harbors:
- a CDS encoding ABC transporter ATP-binding protein, producing MILQAKHLTKRYGNHMAVDDIQLEFEKGSFNAILGPNGAGKSTTISMLIGLKKPTQGQIRYAPNTKIGVVFQASVLDEMLTVRENLTIRAQQYKEIAASRVDDLIHQLGLTAFQKQLYGTLSGGQKRRVDIARALLSRPDILFLDEPTTGLDIQTRKSIWDLLYRLQKDEGMTIILTTHYLDEADEADQIYIVDHGKVIAQGSATAIKSQYASNILKIRFKEMKDLEKLLQTGMTVEEENELEYLFYPRTSQEAIEYLAKVREEIDSFEFRPGTMDDAFIALTGREVR
- the leuS gene encoding leucine--tRNA ligase, whose product is MSFYNHKEIEPKWQGYWAKHHTFKTGTDASKPKFYALDMFPYPSGAGLHVGHPEGYTATDILSRYKRAQGYNVLHPMGWDAFGLPAEQYAMDTGNDPAEFTAENIANFKRQINALGFSYDWDREVNTTDPNYYKWTQWIFTKLYEKGLAYEAEVPVNWVEELGTAIANEEVLPDGTSERGGYPVVRKPMRQWMLKITAYAERLLNDLDELDWPESIKDMQRNWIGKSTGANVTFKVKGTDKEFTVFTTRPDTLFGATFTVLAPEHELVDAITSPGQAEAVADYKHQASLKSDLARTDLAKEKTGVWTGAYAINPVNGKEIPIWIADYVLVSYGTGAVMAVPAHDQRDWEFAKQFDLPIVEVLEGGNVEEAAYTEDGLHVNSNFLDGLNKEEAIAKIVAWLEEKGCGQEKVTYRLRDWLFSRQRYWGEPIPIIHWENGTSTAVPESELPLILPVTKDIRPSGTGESPLANLTDWLEVTREDGVKGRRETNTMPQWAGSSWYYLRYIDPHNTEKLADEDLLKQWLPVDIYVGGAEHAVLHLLYARFWHKFLYDIGVVPTKEPFQKLFNQGMILGTSYRDHRGALVATDKVEKRDGSFFHVETGEELEQAPAKMSKSLKNVVNPDDVVEQYGADTLRVYEMFMGPLDASIAWSEEGLEGSRKFLDRVYRLITSKEIVAENNGALDKVYNETVKSVTEQIESMKFNTAIAQLMVFVNAANKEDKLYVDYAKGFIQMIAPFAPHLAEELWQTVAATDDSISYVAWPKWDESKLVEDEIEIVVQIKGKVRAKLMVAKDLSREELQEIALADEKVKAEIDGKEIVKVIAVPNKLVNIVVK
- a CDS encoding sensor histidine kinase, which codes for MSHSFKRSLQKEILHRSSIAAFISSLLLLIFLFGFSYFLQKQQLAKDTQQIAQHVHDMKQANYELLETMNKKMVPEFIEGKHTDRELFSLFYETKAQLKLSSDFVILDDTGELLFSTNRNHKETLLAPYYLKLLIQNTTQGSISEKVALSMDKQHYAVFIMPIIQNQRAIAYSISFVNENDFVSSIPLINSKYVITDTFGNIYSSNTNQFTQSTLEKFDEKSLRSKTHWFIENPLLIKKYKVDSIFSIYTFQSFFPIPSLLSLASILTLCIFLLYFWQARRIAHKIATHNADPIESLVFQLHAIPKKKEKKLRLHTGDEFELIAEKINNMLQELDELHQKMLTIEKEKWVFERKMLEAQFNPHFLYNTLETIKITSMIDASITQDLIQNLTRILRYSVTELEKETTLGKDLEIIEAYLKIHQIRFEQFSYQIDCSKNLYFQAIPKLFLLPLVENALKYGRQYRIDLSISIKITQNQEELTFIIMDNAGGLTKQERLHILESLNSPHTQHGIVNSYKRLNNFFDNVELDLGVNPKGETFVKFVTKGRTHV